The Peribacillus sp. FSL P2-0133 genome has a segment encoding these proteins:
- a CDS encoding DUF3870 domain-containing protein, whose amino-acid sequence MGQPTLLITAYAKAPQNTSMYENYKYAGMVLEIHKESHIIINAEFTFLTTLAQDFFKRMIVGFDFSKDIDSLIENIKTDFLAPSQQSVIVALKIAHQRYKDSLEERNKNSRR is encoded by the coding sequence ATGGGACAGCCAACATTATTAATCACGGCCTATGCGAAGGCACCGCAAAATACGAGCATGTATGAAAATTATAAATACGCTGGGATGGTACTGGAAATTCACAAGGAAAGTCACATAATCATTAATGCAGAATTTACGTTTTTAACAACTTTGGCCCAGGATTTTTTTAAGCGAATGATAGTAGGTTTTGATTTTAGTAAAGATATCGATTCCTTAATAGAGAATATTAAAACGGACTTTTTAGCTCCATCGCAGCAGTCGGTGATTGTTGCCCTGAAAATAGCTCACCAAAGATATAAGGATAGTTTAGAAGAAAGAAATAAAAATAGCAGGAGGTAG
- a CDS encoding carboxymuconolactone decarboxylase family protein produces MSEGLLYFKEVYDVVPGWVQKMHDYSPNALDHYTNLRSNIMQEGALTKKEKDILLVGMNAARLYERSMVYHTKGAIDGGATIPELVEYLIVSYLYNGTEALKTGMKSLEYALTLKGIRYPEISGDQGTAEEILLYMIELLGDEETGFVSNVLKLVKSEDQNSLKDYILSDSVVSKSLKHLLMTGIFITELKGEQVGEWMEAARLNGASEEQLAEVGLICLLTAGIPAWFEASDSLIENK; encoded by the coding sequence ATGAGCGAGGGATTATTGTATTTCAAAGAAGTTTATGATGTGGTACCAGGCTGGGTGCAAAAAATGCACGATTATAGCCCCAATGCACTTGATCACTATACCAACTTACGAAGTAACATCATGCAAGAGGGAGCCTTGACGAAGAAGGAAAAAGATATATTACTGGTAGGCATGAATGCTGCGAGGTTGTATGAACGGAGTATGGTTTACCATACCAAAGGGGCAATCGATGGCGGGGCAACAATACCGGAACTGGTGGAATACTTAATTGTTTCTTACTTATATAACGGAACAGAAGCATTAAAAACAGGAATGAAGTCTTTGGAGTATGCTCTAACACTTAAAGGCATTCGATATCCCGAAATAAGTGGCGATCAAGGAACAGCAGAAGAAATCCTGCTTTATATGATTGAACTATTAGGGGATGAGGAGACGGGATTCGTCTCGAATGTTTTGAAACTGGTTAAATCGGAAGACCAAAACTCCCTCAAAGATTATATATTAAGTGATTCAGTGGTTTCAAAAAGTCTAAAACATCTCCTGATGACAGGCATATTCATTACAGAATTAAAAGGGGAACAGGTTGGGGAATGGATGGAGGCGGCAAGGTTAAATGGAGCTTCGGAAGAACAATTAGCTGAAGTGGGACTGATTTGCTTATTGACTGCTGGAATACCTGCTTGGTTTGAGGCAAGTGATTCATTGATTGAAAATAAGTAA
- a CDS encoding sugar phosphate isomerase/epimerase family protein: MKLSLCTTGFKEWDIEEIINWLLPLQADVKGLELWNKHIERFQKKHGPLDKLAKLLETNDLQIPSISGYTTFSKLWNQKEHQNEINQARKLLDMAHQLNCPLIRTFAGHIASRNASPEQWSETATELNKLGQMADLYGVDVAIEIHYDSFADNLEAIHKLLEDIDHPRIKLIFDGANLYVDQLNPKEVLESIFPHVSHVHLKNYHYNHKERYKNKPAPIFSGDVDNIRLLEELRKRNYTGFVSLEYFGQEGMPNLLASLEQWKQQLTY, encoded by the coding sequence TTGAAATTGAGTTTATGCACAACAGGATTTAAAGAATGGGACATAGAGGAAATAATAAATTGGCTGCTTCCGTTGCAAGCGGATGTTAAAGGACTTGAATTATGGAATAAACATATAGAACGATTTCAGAAGAAGCATGGACCACTGGACAAATTAGCCAAATTACTTGAAACCAATGATTTACAAATACCTTCCATTAGTGGATATACGACTTTTTCGAAACTTTGGAACCAAAAAGAACATCAAAACGAAATCAATCAAGCAAGAAAATTGTTAGATATGGCTCATCAATTAAACTGCCCTTTAATACGGACGTTCGCAGGACATATAGCATCAAGGAATGCCTCACCAGAGCAATGGTCGGAAACGGCAACCGAATTAAATAAATTAGGGCAAATGGCAGATCTCTATGGAGTGGATGTAGCAATAGAAATTCACTATGACTCCTTTGCAGATAACCTCGAAGCCATTCATAAGCTTTTAGAAGATATCGACCATCCACGGATAAAACTGATTTTCGATGGTGCTAACTTATACGTTGATCAATTGAATCCGAAAGAGGTATTGGAATCCATTTTCCCCCATGTCAGCCATGTACATTTAAAAAATTATCACTACAATCATAAAGAGCGTTATAAAAACAAACCAGCACCCATTTTTAGTGGGGATGTTGACAATATTCGCTTACTCGAAGAATTGAGAAAGCGAAATTATACAGGCTTTGTTTCTCTGGAATATTTCGGTCAGGAAGGAATGCCTAACTTGCTTGCCTCATTAGAGCAATGGAAACAACAACTGACATATTAA
- a CDS encoding SgcJ/EcaC family oxidoreductase codes for MQNHELEQVIKNADRAINNEDFDHLMEFYSEDAILVVKPGTFAKGKEEIRRAFIAIAEYFNHSLIVNQEKMAIIETGDTALVVAKAQLSANQKDDSEFSMERTATYVFKKDSTGTWRCIIDNSYGAEIIEELK; via the coding sequence ATGCAGAATCATGAACTGGAACAAGTCATAAAAAATGCGGACAGGGCAATAAATAATGAGGATTTCGATCATTTAATGGAGTTCTATTCAGAAGATGCGATTTTAGTTGTCAAACCTGGAACATTCGCAAAGGGGAAAGAGGAAATTCGTCGGGCATTCATTGCTATCGCTGAATACTTTAATCATAGTTTAATCGTCAATCAAGAAAAGATGGCAATAATCGAAACGGGTGATACGGCATTGGTTGTCGCAAAAGCCCAGCTAAGTGCCAATCAAAAGGACGATTCCGAATTCTCTATGGAAAGAACCGCAACATATGTATTTAAAAAGGATTCCACGGGTACCTGGCGCTGCATAATCGACAACTCTTATGGTGCTGAAATAATTGAAGAATTGAAGTAA
- a CDS encoding muconate cycloisomerase family protein — MKIRSVDVYIIDLPTIRPHQLAMHTIVEQTIILARVMDEEGAEGWAEVATIGGASYGEGTPEAIKVNIDTYITPLIIGKNPVHYDKIMHEVSLNVRGNNFAKAVVESAMVDLVARRRNIPAYELFGGQIHKSLPVAWTLASGDTSKDIEEAKESLHQKRHNIFKLKIGKGNPYKNVEHVLKIIEAVGDQARITVDVNQAWDETTATYCIEALQEGGVSMVEQPLPAWDNEGMARLTERFKVPIMADESLNSLQDSFQIAKHRAGNSFALKICKHGGMTQTKKVAAIAEGVGFGLYGGTMIESSLGTAICAQLYSTIPKFEFGTELFGPLLFKENITLNQIKYENYEIIIPDGPGFGMEIDMEKVKHFSRGL; from the coding sequence ATGAAAATACGTTCAGTAGATGTATACATTATTGATTTACCCACAATTCGTCCTCATCAGCTTGCCATGCATACGATCGTGGAACAAACGATCATTCTTGCCCGTGTCATGGATGAAGAGGGTGCGGAAGGTTGGGCGGAAGTGGCGACAATAGGCGGGGCTTCATATGGTGAGGGGACACCTGAGGCGATCAAAGTGAATATTGATACATATATCACCCCGCTTATCATTGGTAAAAACCCCGTCCATTATGACAAAATCATGCATGAAGTTTCACTAAATGTTAGAGGAAATAATTTTGCGAAGGCTGTCGTTGAATCAGCCATGGTGGATTTAGTAGCCAGAAGGAGAAACATTCCTGCATATGAATTATTCGGTGGACAAATTCATAAATCATTGCCGGTGGCATGGACTTTGGCAAGTGGGGATACGAGTAAAGATATCGAAGAAGCGAAAGAATCTTTACACCAAAAACGTCATAATATCTTTAAATTGAAAATTGGCAAAGGTAATCCATATAAGAATGTGGAGCATGTATTGAAAATTATTGAAGCCGTGGGAGATCAAGCACGCATTACGGTTGATGTTAATCAAGCATGGGATGAAACAACGGCTACGTATTGCATTGAAGCTTTACAGGAAGGCGGGGTTTCCATGGTCGAACAGCCGCTGCCAGCTTGGGATAATGAAGGGATGGCAAGGTTGACCGAACGTTTTAAGGTCCCGATCATGGCCGATGAATCATTGAATTCATTACAAGATTCATTCCAAATAGCTAAACATAGGGCAGGTAATTCCTTCGCCTTGAAAATATGTAAACATGGCGGGATGACCCAAACGAAAAAGGTGGCTGCGATTGCCGAAGGTGTAGGCTTTGGTTTGTATGGCGGAACGATGATTGAATCATCATTGGGAACGGCCATTTGTGCACAACTTTATTCAACCATTCCAAAATTTGAATTCGGTACAGAATTATTTGGACCGTTACTTTTCAAAGAAAATATTACGCTAAACCAAATAAAATATGAGAATTATGAAATAATCATCCCGGATGGTCCAGGATTTGGCATGGAGATAGATATGGAAAAAGTAAAACATTTTTCAAGAGGTCTTTAA
- a CDS encoding MFS transporter yields the protein MSSELKAIIEDRTPELLTDRSKKAKQKTVRWFILFLIALVTCINYIDRAIISLAAPNIQADLQIDPALMGIIFSVFGWSYTFSMLFSGYFLDRFGPRKVYTVSLIFWSVFTFMVGTAKSISSLITYRIGLGAFESPSIPTNAWCVSEWFPKKERATAVGIYTGTQYIGLAFLTPVFTWIIITFGWNYLFYIAGIIGILIGLVWYGFYRNPREHKRISQQELNYIKEGGGMIGTEEKHPFSWKRIGQLLKHRQIWGMFIGQFSIQTTLFFFMTWFPSYLIDEKGMTMLKTGIYASIPYIVAILGTLIGGRCSDWMIIRGLSTGMARKLPIIVGLLLSCLILGGNYTDSPNIVITFMAIAFFGQGMASTVTGALLADIAPKGMVGLTGSSLYFVANIGGALSPLIVGIIISATHSYAAALTFISIVALIGAFAYIFLLGKVQRIEITE from the coding sequence TTGAGTTCAGAATTAAAGGCAATAATAGAAGATCGCACACCGGAACTGTTAACGGACAGATCAAAAAAAGCAAAACAGAAAACTGTTCGATGGTTTATCCTATTTCTAATTGCTTTAGTCACCTGTATAAATTACATCGACCGTGCCATCATATCGCTTGCTGCTCCGAATATTCAAGCCGATTTACAAATAGATCCGGCTTTAATGGGAATCATATTTTCTGTATTTGGCTGGAGTTATACGTTCTCCATGCTTTTTAGCGGCTACTTTCTTGATAGATTTGGTCCTAGAAAGGTATACACGGTTTCCCTCATTTTTTGGTCTGTATTTACATTCATGGTAGGAACCGCGAAAAGTATATCGTCCCTGATTACATATCGCATAGGACTGGGTGCCTTTGAATCTCCCTCCATACCTACTAATGCCTGGTGTGTATCCGAGTGGTTTCCTAAAAAAGAACGTGCTACTGCGGTAGGGATTTATACGGGTACTCAATATATTGGATTAGCCTTCCTGACTCCAGTTTTTACTTGGATCATCATTACCTTTGGCTGGAATTACCTGTTTTATATAGCCGGAATTATAGGGATTCTTATTGGATTGGTTTGGTATGGATTCTATCGGAACCCAAGGGAACATAAGCGTATTTCTCAGCAGGAGCTAAACTATATCAAAGAAGGCGGAGGGATGATCGGTACCGAAGAGAAGCATCCTTTTTCCTGGAAACGGATTGGCCAACTGCTTAAACACCGTCAAATTTGGGGAATGTTCATCGGGCAATTTTCCATTCAAACTACTTTGTTTTTCTTTATGACTTGGTTTCCATCCTATTTGATTGATGAAAAGGGAATGACGATGTTAAAAACCGGAATTTATGCAAGTATCCCATACATAGTAGCGATATTAGGAACTCTGATTGGCGGCCGATGTTCCGATTGGATGATAATACGCGGGTTATCAACCGGAATGGCACGGAAACTGCCCATTATTGTCGGATTGTTACTTTCTTGTTTGATTCTCGGGGGAAATTATACGGATTCACCAAACATAGTCATCACCTTTATGGCAATAGCCTTCTTCGGACAGGGGATGGCATCAACGGTTACCGGTGCCCTTTTAGCTGATATTGCTCCGAAAGGAATGGTAGGCCTAACGGGTTCTTCACTATATTTTGTAGCTAACATAGGCGGGGCATTATCTCCATTAATCGTCGGTATAATCATTAGTGCGACACATTCATATGCAGCAGCGCTAACCTTCATATCCATAGTGGCCCTAATTGGCGCTTTTGCTTATATCTTTCTTCTCGGAAAAGTCCAGCGTATTGAAATCACTGAATGA
- a CDS encoding CoA transferase subunit A: MAKVHQDIEAALSCVKNGHTLMVGGFGLIGAPLTLIDGLAKKDVAGLTVISNNLGEKGKGLGVLLSQKKIKKAIGSYFTSNREIGEFYQRGEIELELLPQGTLAESIRAGGAGIGGYYTKTSVGTDLAKGKEEREINGATYIFEPAIRANVALIRAWKADTLGNLVYYKTARNFNPVMATAADVVIAEVDEIVEPGELPPEEIVTPHLFVDGIIKAKKILTKEGVKGYE; the protein is encoded by the coding sequence ATGGCAAAAGTACATCAAGATATAGAAGCAGCTTTATCTTGTGTGAAGAACGGTCATACATTAATGGTAGGTGGATTTGGCTTGATCGGTGCCCCTCTTACATTAATAGATGGTTTGGCCAAAAAGGATGTAGCAGGCTTGACAGTAATCAGTAACAATTTAGGCGAGAAAGGAAAAGGTCTGGGAGTTCTCCTAAGCCAGAAGAAAATAAAAAAGGCGATTGGTTCTTATTTTACAAGCAATCGTGAAATTGGGGAGTTTTACCAACGTGGTGAAATTGAATTAGAACTATTGCCACAGGGGACATTAGCGGAATCCATTCGTGCTGGCGGTGCTGGCATAGGCGGTTACTATACGAAAACGAGTGTAGGGACCGATTTAGCTAAAGGAAAAGAAGAAAGGGAAATAAATGGGGCTACATATATTTTTGAACCTGCCATAAGAGCAAATGTAGCTTTGATCAGGGCATGGAAGGCAGATACACTCGGTAATCTTGTTTATTATAAAACGGCTCGAAACTTTAATCCGGTAATGGCAACAGCCGCAGATGTCGTAATTGCTGAAGTGGATGAGATAGTTGAACCTGGAGAACTCCCGCCAGAGGAGATTGTAACACCGCATCTATTCGTCGATGGAATTATTAAGGCAAAGAAAATCCTGACGAAGGAAGGTGTCAAAGGTTATGAGTGA
- a CDS encoding thiolase family protein → MSNVVIIDSVRTAIGKLGGALENVPADFLAAAVLDEVIKRADIPKESIDEVIMGQAKQSSDASNLARVASLRAGFPVEVPGYTVHRQCGSGIQAINSASQQIQCGFGDVIIAGGAESMSTAPYYMRNIRFGLKSGNGQLLDPNTESQPGSQPVEDYGMLTMGMTAENLAEKYSISRTEQDEFALRSQENAKRAISTELFSKEIVPYQVKTKKGLMEFNVDEHPRETSLEKLANLKPVFKKNGTVTAGNSSGRNDGASALILMSEEAAKSSGKKPKARMIAQAAAGVSPNYMGLGPVNSTLKALQMSGLKLNDIDLIELNEAFSAQALAVIKELKLDMNKVNPNGGAIAMGHPIGATGAILATKLMHELERTGKRYGLITLCIAGGLGISTIIENQQI, encoded by the coding sequence TTGAGCAATGTAGTTATTATAGACTCGGTTCGCACCGCTATAGGGAAATTAGGGGGAGCATTGGAAAATGTTCCTGCCGATTTCCTGGCAGCTGCTGTCCTTGATGAAGTGATCAAGAGAGCGGATATTCCTAAAGAGAGTATTGATGAAGTGATAATGGGACAAGCCAAACAAAGTTCAGATGCGTCAAATTTGGCAAGAGTTGCATCGCTCCGGGCAGGATTTCCTGTGGAAGTACCAGGTTATACCGTACACAGACAATGCGGATCCGGCATCCAGGCAATCAATTCTGCCAGTCAACAAATACAATGCGGATTTGGGGATGTAATCATTGCAGGCGGAGCGGAATCAATGAGCACGGCCCCATACTATATGAGAAATATCCGTTTTGGATTGAAATCAGGGAATGGACAGTTATTGGACCCGAATACGGAAAGCCAGCCAGGTTCACAGCCCGTTGAAGATTACGGGATGTTAACGATGGGAATGACAGCAGAAAATCTGGCTGAAAAATATTCCATTTCAAGGACTGAACAAGATGAATTTGCTTTAAGGAGCCAAGAAAATGCAAAACGGGCAATTTCTACTGAACTATTTTCGAAAGAGATCGTTCCCTATCAAGTTAAAACGAAAAAAGGGTTAATGGAATTTAATGTGGATGAGCACCCAAGAGAAACCAGTCTGGAAAAGTTGGCTAATTTAAAACCGGTTTTCAAGAAAAATGGAACGGTAACCGCTGGAAATAGTAGTGGAAGAAATGATGGTGCATCCGCTCTGATACTAATGTCGGAAGAAGCAGCAAAAAGTAGTGGTAAAAAGCCGAAGGCAAGAATGATCGCTCAAGCTGCAGCAGGCGTATCTCCGAATTACATGGGGCTGGGACCTGTCAACTCTACCTTGAAAGCGCTTCAAATGTCAGGGCTGAAACTGAATGATATTGATTTAATAGAGCTGAACGAAGCCTTTTCTGCACAAGCTTTGGCAGTAATCAAAGAATTGAAGCTTGATATGAATAAGGTGAATCCTAATGGCGGTGCCATTGCCATGGGACATCCAATTGGTGCCACTGGTGCAATTTTAGCAACCAAATTGATGCATGAGTTAGAAAGAACCGGAAAAAGATATGGGCTAATCACACTATGTATAGCAGGTGGATTAGGAATCAGTACCATCATTGAAAATCAACAAATATAA
- a CDS encoding dioxygenase, whose amino-acid sequence MKNQKVIDVYNGLVVKFKELVSEYEIDHNDYQALVDWMDQLGRAGEIPLFMDVFFETHALQEMYKSVKGTEPTILGPYYIENTPVVQNPGVLPHRENEPGDALFFSGSVKDVNGNPLANTKIDMWQADTNGEYSYFADGIPDDNLRGVFYTDANGNFEIKTVVPGNYSIPTDGPSGQFLKWIDHHAFRPAHLHLLFQPENGDRLVTQIYFEGDKYLENDVAQGVRGSLITKLDKHSGAEKGLKNDYYTAHLDFELRLQDKPVFNKAVVKN is encoded by the coding sequence ATGAAGAATCAAAAAGTAATCGACGTTTATAATGGATTGGTAGTTAAATTCAAGGAATTAGTTAGTGAATACGAAATTGATCATAATGACTATCAAGCTCTTGTGGATTGGATGGATCAATTAGGCAGGGCAGGGGAAATTCCGTTATTTATGGATGTATTCTTTGAAACTCATGCTCTTCAAGAAATGTATAAAAGTGTAAAAGGAACTGAACCTACTATTCTAGGACCTTATTACATTGAAAATACGCCAGTCGTTCAAAATCCTGGTGTGCTGCCACACCGTGAAAATGAACCAGGTGACGCCCTATTCTTTTCAGGATCAGTGAAAGATGTTAATGGAAATCCGTTGGCAAATACTAAAATCGATATGTGGCAGGCTGATACAAATGGTGAATATTCATATTTCGCTGACGGGATCCCAGATGATAATTTACGTGGTGTTTTTTATACGGATGCGAATGGTAATTTTGAAATTAAAACAGTTGTACCGGGTAATTATTCAATTCCAACAGATGGGCCTTCTGGTCAGTTCTTAAAGTGGATTGATCATCATGCATTTCGTCCAGCACATTTGCATCTATTGTTCCAACCGGAAAATGGCGATAGATTAGTAACACAAATATATTTTGAAGGCGATAAATATTTAGAAAATGATGTTGCACAAGGTGTTCGTGGAAGCTTAATTACGAAGTTAGATAAACATTCCGGTGCAGAAAAAGGTTTGAAAAATGATTATTATACGGCTCATTTAGATTTTGAACTTAGATTACAAGATAAACCAGTTTTCAATAAAGCTGTCGTGAAAAACTAA
- a CDS encoding MFS transporter encodes MRSVVASDIIAVSKFNRFHLLVFLWCFYAIAFDGYEIAMYGVGLPWMMEEWGLTSIQAGAVGSYSLFGMMIGALILAPIADKYGRKNVLVICMILFSVFTLGAGIAPNLTWFTVMRFIAAIGMGALMPNVISLMTEYSPKQNRAIIVAAMYCGYSIGGIMASLVGMYIIPYTDWRVLYFIGILPLLTLPIFMKQFPESLSYYLAKKEIGKVVEILNKVKPEGDFKETDDFRLSEAEQRGKGSPVKKLFTNKRAFSTVSIWMAVFCTLMMAYGLNTWLPKMMQDSGFSITSSLSFNLVLCLGQIGGSLVGGYYAGKMGHRKVLVTLFLLGAVTFVALSATTNTFGVYLLIFMGGACTVGAMNLANPYITEYYPREIRTTGMGYSQAIGRIGSIIAPTLIAFLLSTGMNPKVAFATFALPSIIAAIGYILVQEKHGSFDRVVKEDNEEVESEKTVTI; translated from the coding sequence ATGCGTAGTGTAGTTGCTTCGGATATCATTGCTGTCAGTAAATTTAACCGCTTTCATTTACTTGTTTTTCTTTGGTGTTTTTATGCCATCGCATTCGACGGGTATGAAATAGCGATGTATGGTGTGGGTTTGCCTTGGATGATGGAAGAGTGGGGGTTAACTTCCATACAGGCAGGGGCAGTCGGCAGTTATTCCTTATTCGGCATGATGATTGGCGCCCTGATTTTAGCACCGATTGCAGATAAATATGGCCGGAAGAATGTTCTCGTCATTTGTATGATTTTGTTCAGCGTATTTACCTTGGGGGCAGGGATAGCACCTAACCTCACATGGTTTACAGTCATGCGTTTCATTGCGGCAATTGGCATGGGAGCCTTGATGCCGAATGTTATATCGCTAATGACTGAATATTCCCCAAAACAAAATCGGGCCATCATTGTAGCTGCGATGTATTGTGGCTATTCAATCGGTGGAATCATGGCATCATTAGTGGGAATGTATATCATTCCTTATACGGATTGGCGTGTTTTATACTTTATTGGAATTTTGCCATTACTTACACTTCCAATATTCATGAAGCAGTTTCCTGAATCCCTTTCCTACTATCTAGCAAAGAAGGAAATTGGTAAGGTTGTTGAAATCCTCAATAAAGTCAAACCAGAAGGGGATTTTAAAGAAACAGACGATTTCAGGCTTAGTGAAGCTGAACAGAGGGGGAAAGGATCACCAGTAAAAAAACTATTCACGAACAAACGGGCATTCAGTACGGTTTCCATATGGATGGCTGTGTTCTGTACATTGATGATGGCTTACGGATTAAATACATGGCTTCCAAAAATGATGCAGGATTCCGGATTCAGTATCACCTCAAGCCTTTCATTTAACCTAGTTTTATGCCTTGGTCAAATTGGAGGTTCCTTAGTAGGCGGTTATTATGCTGGAAAAATGGGCCATCGTAAAGTTCTTGTTACACTATTCTTATTAGGGGCCGTTACCTTTGTCGCATTGAGCGCTACGACTAATACCTTCGGAGTATATTTACTGATTTTTATGGGGGGTGCCTGTACTGTGGGTGCCATGAACTTAGCCAATCCGTACATCACGGAATATTACCCCCGTGAAATCCGTACGACGGGTATGGGCTATTCACAAGCAATAGGCAGGATTGGCTCAATTATCGCTCCTACTTTAATTGCCTTTCTTCTGTCAACAGGCATGAATCCAAAGGTTGCTTTTGCTACATTTGCCCTGCCAAGTATCATCGCTGCCATCGGTTATATTCTTGTCCAAGAAAAACATGGATCTTTTGACAGGGTAGTCAAGGAGGATAATGAAGAGGTAGAATCAGAGAAGACTGTAACTATCTAA
- a CDS encoding 3-oxoacid CoA-transferase subunit B — translation MSDKELMQNMIARRAAKELTGPCIVNLGIGIPTLVAKYIDDENVFFHTENGLLGVAEVDEDEIDPNLVNAGKLPVGESIGASFFNSAESFAMIRGGHIDVAILGVLQVGQTGEIANWAVPGKNIMGVGGAMDLLVGAKKVIVTMTHTSKEGKSKVLNECTYPITSTRSVDLIITELAVFEVIDKQLKLIELMPGITIEEVRAKTEADFIY, via the coding sequence ATGAGTGACAAAGAATTAATGCAAAATATGATAGCAAGACGCGCGGCAAAAGAATTGACGGGCCCTTGTATAGTGAACCTTGGAATTGGGATTCCGACCTTGGTTGCAAAATACATTGATGATGAAAATGTTTTTTTCCATACGGAAAATGGATTATTAGGGGTTGCAGAAGTTGATGAAGATGAAATCGATCCCAATTTAGTTAATGCAGGTAAGTTACCGGTAGGGGAATCGATTGGTGCATCATTCTTTAATAGTGCAGAATCGTTTGCAATGATCCGTGGAGGACACATTGATGTTGCCATCTTGGGTGTTTTGCAGGTAGGTCAAACCGGGGAAATTGCAAATTGGGCCGTACCTGGCAAGAATATCATGGGTGTTGGAGGAGCGATGGACCTGTTGGTTGGTGCCAAAAAAGTGATCGTGACAATGACACATACAAGTAAGGAAGGTAAAAGTAAAGTTTTAAATGAATGCACCTACCCGATTACTTCCACTAGAAGCGTTGACTTGATCATCACCGAGTTGGCTGTCTTTGAAGTTATTGACAAACAGTTGAAATTGATTGAATTAATGCCGGGTATAACGATCGAAGAAGTAAGAGCAAAAACAGAAGCGGATTTTATCTATTAA